The genomic window GCACCCTCGGGACGCGATGCTGGATAATCGGCGGATCGTCCGCCCCGTGAGCGCAAACTTAGACATTGCCCGAACGGAGACTCTCGAATATCAAGGAGCTAGATATTCAGGGAATATGAGGGCGGCGCCCCTTCGCAATAACGAAGAACTCTTCACCATGCACCCCTCTACTGAATTCGGGGGCGTCACCCGCTCGAAGTACTCCTATTACTGCCTCCTGAACCCTATTCATCGCGGGCGGTTTAGCAAGCCGTACATCTTCGCCCGGAATCTTTTCCTCGATCTCGACTATCCTAGCCTTCATGCGAGCCTGCCCCTGCGGGCCGCGTTCGATAACAGAGTTCCAAAAGATCGCGCAGTTATGGATCAGACGACTCTCTTCGCTATCGGCCTGCCGCAGGGGGAGCCGGTCGGACTGACCCCAGGAATTGGGCGTTCTGGCTCCGCTCGGAGCACGTTGTTTGGCAGTAGGCACGCTGTAGTCCGCGTCGGGAGGACGGCGGTAGTCGACGTTGAAAAGCCCGTCACCAGGCTCCCAGAAGAGGTGCTCGACCTCCTTGGTCTCGACGCTGGCAGTCGAGTGATAGTAGAGTCCGCACACCTCACGCCTCAAGGCCCTACCGTTAATAGAATGACTTTGTGGCGGGAGCGGTCCCCCCTTCTTATAGCGCGCACTCAAACCGGTGTTCCCGACAATCAGGAACTGGTCGAGGATGAGGATTTCCCGGTCATCAGTCTCGACCTTGCTTCGCGACAGCAGCTAGGAGTATCTCAGGGAGCAGCGGTGTATGTGCGACCTGCCGTAAGTAGCGTTCTAGCGCGCGAATTTACTGCGATGTCATTCATTCTTGTCGGCGCAATATTCTCGGCGGCCGCCCTGCAGAGCATCTCCCTTGCGCTCATATCCGCACTCATATACGTCGTTTGACAATCTTTGTCCTTGCGGGTCGACTCCGCTAATTGTTTGGGAGCAGCAGGCATCAGTGCAGCGAAGCCTAAAACTCGTCCTATCAGCTTCTGCGGCACACGCACTGTCATGCCGCCATTGCGCCCGTGGGTGCTCGTGATCGGCTACGGCGCGTCATTCAGGCGCTGGAAGAGCCGATGGTTCTGCCAGCGGCCAGCGATCTTCAGGTACAAGGTGCTGTCCCGTACTCGACGAAGGCGTTCTTCCGCAGAACCGCCTCGGAGGCGGAGTTGCCTAGCAGGATCTCCGCCCGGAGGGCAGTTCACCGTCCGGGATCGTCCTGTCGGGTACCGCGTGCTGCCTGCCCGGTCAGGCGCGCGCCGACCCCCGGCGGTAGCAGGGGTGCTATCTCGAGCCCGGGCGGCAGCAGGGGCGCCGTCTCGAGGCCTCGGAGGGCATTCTGTTCAGCGAGTAGCGTCTGAATAAGTTCCTGCAGTTCGGTGGCGAGGGCGACTTCGCGTCGCCGGAGTTCCTGCAGCACGTCCGTAGGAATGTTCCGGCCAGGGATTCCTTCCCACTCGGCGAACGTGCGGCTGCCGCGCCTTGTATTGACCTCGACGCTGACGGCCATCAAGTTCGGTCTGTAGTTGAGGACACGCGCTTGATTCGCTGGCGTCAACTGGGGGAAGCCGAAGAACTGGCGGAGGCGTTCGACGGCGACGATGTGATCGACCGTCGCGGGGTTTTTCGCCGACACGATAATTCCTGGCACGATCGGATCGGGCGAGCCTTCCGGGAGCTCGCGACGCGCCCATGCTGTGAGTTCAGCATCGGATGGGCCGCGTCGCCAGAAGACGTCGTACTCCTGACCTTCGCGAGTCAGTATCGAACGGGAGCCGCGTCCACCGCGGGCACGGGGTAGCTCGTCAAGGTCGGGAGCGCGCGAGACGTCCCGGCTGATGGCGTCCAGGTCGACCTCTCCATACCCCGTGGTCACGGCGTCAGGGTCGGTGACGACCTCGGTCATGGCCGTCTGGGTGGCATCCCGGACAGTGCCTCGGTTTGCGGTAGCTCGCTGTTCTGGGGTGAGCCTGAACTTCTCGATGGTTTCGGGCTGCCGGTTGGTGGCACGGTGACGTCGAGCGCCCGGGTCCTGAGCGGCCGCCTTGCTTCGGGCGCTCATCTGCTGCGGCGTCAACGGCCTGGTTGCCGGGGGCAAATCAGTCGGGGATACCGACCGTGGCCTGGGAGGGGTGCCGTTCGCTTGGTCGGCCAGATCGAGACGATCCGATAGGCGTTTAAAACCCCCCGGGCTCTCCGCGGCGATGGAGTGGTCGTCGAAGGTCCGAGGGGAGCGGTCGAGCTCCAGACCAGACGCTGCCGATAGCCGCCGCGGGGCCGGTGGGAGGGTTCTCAGCAGCCGGCGGGCGTCCCTTGTCAAGCCAACGGCGGACAGTAGCGCACCAGCGACGGCTATGCCTGTGGCGGCGCCCGTTGGTGGCTCTGCGAAATGGTCGTCGGACGCTCGGAAGGTGGAGGCGTCGGCCGCGAGCGCCTGTTCGTATTCGCGAAGTAGTTCGACACCGATTTGGACGCCGGAGAGAGCTAGGTCGAGTGCCCCGACGACGACTGCACCCACCGGTCCGGTGAACGTGAGCGTCAGCGCGAGCAGCAGAACCTGAGCGGCTCCTATGACCGCGTCAGTTCGAGTGCGTCCGAGTTGGTGGCCGAGATCGACGGCGAAAGCCGCGAATCCTGGAATCGATTCCAGGCCGAGGCTGCGCGCGGCGGCCAGCACCAACGGGGAATATGTCCAGGCGTCATCCGCGTCATCGCCAGTGGTCAGGCGCTGCTTCAGTTCTCGGGTCGCGTCCGTGGCCCGCCGTATCTGGGCTTGGATCGCGGTGTTCCCGCGGTACCCGGACTCTGCGTAGGCCTCGAGCAGGTCTCGTGTCTGGGGATGGAGGGCGAGCGCGGCGAGCAGGTCGGCGATGTCGGCGGCGGTCGGTCCGCTGCGGCCCGCGGCGCCGTCTCGTGGGTCGAGTGGGTCCAGACTGCCGTCTTCTAGACCGCGGCGTTCATCCGCGATAGCGGTGAGCAGCATCGCGCGGCCGATCCGGGGTTCGGGTTCCGTGTCTGCGGCCTGACGGGGCGCCCCTGGTCCGGGGGTTCCGCCGGGTAGCGACTTGTCGGTCGTGGCTGGGACTCCGCCGTCGGGGGCCGGTGCGACGCCCGATCCGGCCTCTGGCGTCGCTTCGTCTCCGACGCCGAACGGGCTGGCGTTCTCGGCGACTTCGTTCGGTTCGTCCGGACCGCGGGGGGTGCCGCCGGGCAATACCTCGGTACGCGCCTCCGCGTCCCGAGCTCGTCCGAGTATGCGTCGCGCGCTGGTGCTCAGTCGGTCATCGGCGCCATCGCGTGCGAACCGGTGCGCGAGCTGCAGCAACTGGGCCTCTTGCTCGGCGAGCAGGAGCGCTGTCGTCCTCCGTAACGCGGGACGGAGCGCATCGAGCACGAGATGCAGATCGGCGTTGAAGAGGCGGAGTTTCAGCTCGACATTGGTCCAGGACCAGTCGTACGAAGCCGAACTCGGATCGTCCGGATAGACAAGCAGAATAGCGTTCTGCCCCATGCGACCGACTTGCCAGCCACTAACCGGACGCAATCGAGACGGCGCGGCCCATCCCGGAAGTGCACTGTCGTTCAGGGCCGAGCCCTGCGCGATGAGGGCCTGGTGGAACGCGCTCAGCCGCTTGGCCGCGTTGGTCAGTGGAGAATCGGCCATCGCAGTCAGAAGGTGTCGGCGAGATGCTCCGCGAGTGCGGTGTCCAATCGGCGAGCAGCCTGCTCGGTGGCCGTGGCGCGCGACCAGCCGCGTGCGACGGAGAGAACGCTGGCGGCGCGTGCCGGCGAGGAGGACCTGCTGCTACGAGCAGATGCTCGCGGCTGTGCTCGCAGCAGTTCCATCACGTCGCGCACATCTTGGTCACTGGGCTCTCCATCGGCCAGCGGCGCGAGGGCGGAGACCGCCTCTTTCCTCCGCTTTTCGACGTGGTCAGCATCGGCCGAGTTGCCGGTACTCCTGCTGCTGACTCTGAGTCTCAACTCGGTACCTCCTTCTGATACAGCAACTAGTCAGGGGTGTGGCGCGTCGGATTCGTCCGTGTCGACAAGGTTCGCGAAGGAGGGGTCAGCCGAGACAATCGACACGCGGTCGACGTCTGGATCGCCGAGCCTCCCGGCGTCGAGCAACAACCGGCGACGTTCGTTGTCTAGCTCGTTCCGGCGGACGACTTCGCGTTCGCGGAGTACGTCGATGTACCGATGAAGCCGCTTGAACGGCTCGAGTAGCGGTGTGGCGCCCGACGCAAGGCTGAGGACGACGTTGTCGGTCTCCAGCGGTACAAGCCGACCGCTCTCCCGGAGCACGATCCACTCGTGGTATGCCGCACGAACCGCTTGTCGCTGAACTTCAGTCAGAGCGCCCCAATCAATCGCGTCGCGCAGCGTCCTCGCCAGCTCTGGGACGACCTGCTGCATCTGGCGCAGCGCGGGCTCGGTGAAGGTCGCTGGCTCGTCGGTGGCTGCCGGCAGCGGCTTGGTGGCCCGCGTCAATCGAATGTGCGGGTCCTCCAACTCAGTTGAGGCGCGGACGACGACGTTGAGGCGCGCGTCGTCGGCCGGAACCCCGTCGATCCAAAGACGGACGCCGAGAGCGTCAAGTGCGCCGCCTGGAGTCGAGGTGGCTCGAGGCCATTCATCCTCGGGCTTCCCGTCGACCGCCACTAGCCACTCCCTGCGCGAATCTCGGTACACCAACGTCAAGTCGTCGTGGAGCGACCGAGGGGATACGGCCACGGCTTGGCGCACGGTCACGCCAGCGCTCTTGGACGGCTCGACCCGCGTATCGAAACGGGTATATGCCGCTCGGAGCCACGCTAGAGCTTGATGGGTGTTCGCCAAGCGCGGATCATCGCGGAGCCGATACACCGCGCAGTTGAAGAGGTAGCCGATCGGGCCAATGGGGTCGATAACCTGCGTGAGCGCGCGTTCACTGCCTGCCACGGGCAGGAACGCCCCATCGACCTCGAGCGGCGTCGGCATCGTCCCGGCCGGTGGCCGGGCATCCGGGACGAAGACCCACTGGGTTGGAACGAGTCGCCTGTTGTAGCGCTGCATGCGCTGGTCGAAGTCCTCGGCCCGCCAGATCGCTCGCATGTAATGCAGAATGTTCCGCCGGATGTGGGCGATCAGGGCGTCGACCTGATGATTGCGGCGTGCCGCGTCCGATACTCGAGCGGCTCGTCGCTCTAGGTCGCGCTCGTGATACTGCTGCCCTGAGGCGAGGAAGTTGGGCATGGTGCCCTGGCCGGTGTAGCTGCGGTAGTTGTCGGTGGCCCGGATCGCCGCCAACGCGGATTCTTGGAATGCATCGCTGTCCGGGAGACCCATGTTGGGCGGCTCCTTGCGCACGGCGCTGAGTACGCCGGCAAGGCCAGGGTCGAGGAGGGATGACACCAGAACGTCACCATTGCGCGCGATCCACGCCTCGTCGATGGCTGAGGCGGGGGGAAGAGCCTCCGGGACAAGAACCACCGAGTGCACCTCGGCAATCCGGGTGGACACCCAGAATCGCTGCTGGAGGCGGTGATAGAGGTAGGTGACGGCGAGTTCGTCGTTGGGGTTGGTTAGCTCGGAGGACCGAGACACCTCGTAGGTGTTCTCGGACTCAGTCGAGACGGTGACCTTGGTGTCCCGCTTCATTCGGCTGGCGGTCTTGCTCATCACCTCGTTGAGTCGGTTCTTGGTGTCACGGCTGCTGCCGGCCTGTTCCGAGGCCATGCCTCCAGAGACTTTCGCCTGGACGAATGGTCCGTAGCCGCCGCTGACCTCCGCCTCCGCGTGCGTGTTCAGCTTATTCGAGGCTTCCCGGACCACCTCCGCGGTGTCCTTGGTGGTAATGCCGGACTCAGTCGTCCTCTCGTACGACGAGCTTTCTTCCGAACCGTGGGAGACCTTGGTGCGCGTGGTGACCTTCACGCTGACCTTCTGCGATTCGCGAGGACCGAGCGGAATCGACTTCACCAGTTCGCCGCGGCCGTACGCGAGCAGCGTCCAAGACTGTCGGTGCACCACCTGCAGCCCGAACAACACTTCGTCCAGAGGAATCGGGTCGAAACTATAGTCGTCACCCGTGTCACCAGTCGGAATTCCTGCTTTGACGAAGTGGTTGTCGAACAGCGTGTCGTTGACCTCCTCCCAGAAGTCTCCGGAAAGGAACTCATCGAGCGTCGCTAAGTCTTTCGTGGTGAGGTACGTGATGGCCGCGTCCTGAACGCGGTCCTGCAAAATCAAATAGATGCAGTAGGCGTAGTAATCATTTGGGGCGATGCCGGAGAGGTCCTTGAACTCCTGCTGAGCGATTGCGGTCGGACTGTAAGTCTGTAGTTGGTTGTACGCGCGTACGGCGCACACGCCGTACCACCAGCTGAACAGCGAAGCCCCCAAGCTACCGACGTAGGATGACTCGACCGTGACTCCGCCTGCGCGGGCGAGCCCTTCCGCCAAGAGGGCGAAGTTGTCCACCGTCCGTCGGACCGTTTCAGCGAAGGTCGCCAGGCGGGGCTGGACTGGGCGCAGCGGTTCGGACGAGCCGTACCGACGCGGATCGATGTAGGGATCGTCGAGGTTACGTAGTAAGACGTATTCGTCGAAGTCGTAGGTGGCGTCTGCGGCGGTGTCCAAACCAGCGAGCGCCGAGCCAACGTTGCTCTCAAGGCCGAGTAACTCGGCAAGGTGACCCTCGAAGGCATCCGCCTCCTGTGGCGCCGGCGATGCCGCACCGTCTGGGCTCGTCGGGGTTAGTGGCGTTGGGTCGGTGCTGCGGACAAGCCCCACCGGCCCGAACATCAGACCTGTGATCTCCGCGCCGTCGCCCGGAATCACCGGTAAGCGGGCCGTGAGGGGTGTGGTCCCTACAGGAGTCTGCAGGGTCGGGGGCCCTCCCTGCGGTACGAGGTCTTTTGTCGTCCGCGACGAACGACCGTTCTTGGCCACCGGCAACCCCCTGTCGTCCAGGTTGTCTTACTGTCGCAGATCAAGAATCGGCTCGTCATCGGTCTGTTCGGGAGACCTGCCTCGTTCTTGCGGCGCGCATTACGCAAAGGGTGCTCCAACGGCAGCTTCTCAATGGACGAATGCGCAACCGGACGTACCGGTCCAGTAGCCGACCAACTTGGCGGTTTACTCATGGCACGGACGTAGCATCCTTCCGCTCGTTTTCTAATGCCGCGTACTGTGAGTATCGGCATGCGTTCGTTCAGCGAGCTGGATGCGCGGAACCCGAGGAATAGGTCTGTGACAAGTGCACCTGCGGCCGCAACGGGCGCACCGGCCGGGACCTCGGGAAGTGGGGGCGAGAACCAGGCCGCCGACCCGATTGTCGCCGCCGGCCCGCAGCGCCGCCGATGGCCGCCCGATCGTCTACTGGCGACCTGGCTGCCAGCACTGCATCTGGCTCCGGTTCCGGCTCGGGCTCTCGGCGCGGCGGGCGTATTGGGTGAACATTTGGGCGGATCCGGAAGGCGCGGGCGCGGTTCGGGCCGCCGCTGACGGCACCGAGACCGTGCCGACCGTGTACGTCGACGGCAGGGCATTCGTGAATCCCGAGCCCGACTACGTCCGGGCCTGGGTAGGTGGACGCGACCAGCGCACCGAGTCAGCCTGACCGCAGGCCCACCCGGGCACCCCAGGCGTCACGGCCGGGCGCTTCGGAGCTGACCGGCCAGAGCCTCGAACAGATCGAGGCACCAACGGCATCTGATCCGCGCGGTCCCTTCCGGCGCGCATCTGCGCCGGATCGGACCCGTCTGCGGGCTGGTCCTAGCTCCAGACCGGTTTTCCGCCTCCCGGCGTTGACGTGATTCCCGGGCCGACGAGGGGAAAGCGATGCCGGGCAGGCCGCCATTCTGCGTGAACAGCTCGACGGCCGGACCGGGCTGAGAGCCGAGCACGAGGACCAGATCGACGTGGCGGCTCGGGAGAGTTTCGCGCGAGGATTGAACAAGCTGCCCGGGCAGCCACAGACGGTTTCTCTTCACCGAAGGCGAACTTGTCCAGCCAGCAATGACGAAGACAGAAAATCGGGCGTCGCAGGGCGGTGCGGACGGGACCTTCATCGCCGCGGACAGAGCGCGCGCCTTGGGCAATTTGGGTCAATCACTAGGGCTGCTGCATGTCTATCGGCTTCGTAGAGTCCGGTTTCCAACGCCCTCTCTTGCCGCTGATCGGGCGTTGCCTTTTCCGGCGGCGCGCCCAATACCTCAGGTCGCCACCGTGGTCTCTGAACCCGCGAAGGTGAAAAGCCACGTGCCATCGGCGGCGGGGCCGGAAGACCGCAGATATATATGGCGGCTCTGTGTCCGCTGGTCATGAAGCGCCACGCGTTCGTGAGGACTGCCGTCGGCATGCACGAGATACTCGAATCGCCGGATCTGACCATCCAGGGGACCGCCGTCGAAACGCGCCTTGACCCCCACGGGATCCGCTGGTGCGTTCGCACTCACAGCTTCAGCGTGCCACGGTCCGCGGAGCGGGACACCTCCGGCCTAGTCGTCGCACTCACAGTCCGCGATGGGTTATCGCTCGGTTGGGGGCGCGCGGTCGCCGCTGGGAGCATCGTTGAGACCAACCAGTCGGTAGGGTCGGCAAGTACATCCGCTCTTGCCGCTTTCAGCTTCGCGGAGCGCACCGGCAGGGCGGGGAGACAGGTTAGCCCGCCGGCCTCAGCGCAGCGGTCGGCCGCGAGAGCGCGTGCGTGGCCGGATCCATATTCCTGATCTTGGCTCCGGGACAGGTGGGCAGGATGCCCCGCCCGTCAGCGCTTTCTATCGGTGCGATGACGGCGGCCCCGGAGCCGCCCGCCTCACCGGCGTACCAGCCCGAATGCTGACACAAGCTCTCGACCAGACCCAAAGAGGCCAAGCCGACGAACGCCCTCTCGTGCCGCTGATAACGTGTCGGCGGCCAACCCTAGCCGCTCCAAATTCTCGGACGTCGCCGCTTGAGCCTCCGGTTCGCCGAGGGATCGATACGAATCGCGCGGTACGCAGACAACGGGGACCTCCCAGTCGGGGTGTCGACTGTCCGATCAGCAGGCCCCGTATCGCCAGGCCACCGGTGCGCGCGCATCGCCTCAGCGTGACGCTGCATGGTGGAGTAGCCCGGTCAGCGGGACGGATACCGATACCGGGCATCCTCAGGCCAGGACGGGTCCGGGGCCGCAGGCTGACCGTCGAACGGCGCGCCGGTCCCCCGCCGATTCGGTGGTGCTGCCGCGTGCGAAGGCACCCGCGTCGGCGCGGCACCGGCTGGCGGGTGCCGCCGGACAGGGATCGTGCCGGCCGTAGGTGGCGGCTCTGCCGGGGTTCGACCGGTGGCCTGCGCTTGGTCCTGGCCGATCGTCGCGTACGCCGCAGGCCTGGTTGCCTGAAGCACGAGAGCGACCACGACACCCGTGCCGAACACGCCGCCGATCAGGACGCCGACCAGCCACGCCGCCACCGGTGGGGATCCGGGAGCGATCTCTCGCACGCGGGTGACGCCGTAGAGGAAAATGAATCCGGTCGTGACGATCGAGAAGAACCCAGCGACGACCTGTCCTTCCCAGCCGAAGAAGCCGTCCTCGTCGGCGACGCCGCGCAGGAACCAGACCACGGTCGCCGCGGACGCCAGCGTGAGGACACCGGTGGCCGCCAATCCACTCCCCACTACCAGCCACAGCGGTAGGACCTTCTGCTCCGAAAACAACGCGAACAGCGCGATGAGACCGGCCACGACAGGCTGGATCAGCGCTGTCCGCCACGGGGGCGCACCACCGAGGCGTGGAATCGCCAACGGCGCCGGGAGCACCCCGTCGCGCGCCAGGCCGGCCAGCTGCCGGGACGTCGCGTTGTGCAGCGTGACCCCGGTGGCGAGGAGGCCGACGAGCAGAACGCCCAGCAGCAGGTTGGTCACCGTCCCCGCGGCACCCGCGCCGACGATCGACGCGACCACCGCCGGGAGGAAGGCGGCCCCCAGCGCGGCGGCCTGGAGCGGAGCCTGCTCGGGCCCGACGGC from Cryptosporangium minutisporangium includes these protein-coding regions:
- a CDS encoding glutaredoxin domain-containing protein, encoding MGARTRPPTRLSPPARSAADGRPIVYWRPGCQHCIWLRFRLGLSARRAYWVNIWADPEGAGAVRAAADGTETVPTVYVDGRAFVNPEPDYVRAWVGGRDQRTESA